The following coding sequences are from one Triticum dicoccoides isolate Atlit2015 ecotype Zavitan chromosome 4A, WEW_v2.0, whole genome shotgun sequence window:
- the LOC119289700 gene encoding putative cytochrome c biosynthesis ccmC-like mitochondrial protein yields the protein MSVSLLQPYFFMSKKKSYAQILIGSRLFLTAMAIHLSLWVAPPDLQQGGNSRILYVHVPAARMSIVIYIATAINSSVFPLTKHPLFLHSSGTGTEIGAFSTLFTLVTGGFWGRPMWGTFRVWDARLTSVFILFLIYLGALHFQKLPVEPAPISICAGLIDIPIIKSRVNWWNTSHQPGSISRSGTSIHVPMTIPILSNFANFPFSSRILFVLETRLPIPSFPESPLTEEIEAREGIPLKT from the coding sequence ATGTCAGTTTCGTTATTACAACCTTATTTTTTTATGTCAAAGAAAAAAAGCTACGCGCAAATTCTCATTGGATCTCGGTTGTTCTTAACAGCGATGGCTATTCATTTAAGTCTTTGGGTAGCACCACCAGATCTTCAACAAGGTGGAAATTCTCGTATTTTGTATGTACATGTTCCTGCGGCTCGGATGAGTATAGTTATTTATATCGCGACAGCTATAAACAGTTCCGTGTTCCCATTAACAAAACATCCCCTTTTTCTTCACTCTTCCGGAACCGGTACAGAAATTGGTGCTTTTTCTACTTTGTTTACGTTAGTGACTGGGGGGTTTTGGGGAAGGCCTATGTGGGGTACCTTTCGGGTGTGGGATGCTCGTTTAACTTCTGTATTCATCTTGTTCCTTATTTACCTGGGTGCACTGCATTTTCAAAAGCTTCCTGTCGAACCGGCTCCTATTTCAATCTGTGCTGGACTGATCGATATACCAATAATAAAGTCTCGAGTCAACTGGTGGAATACATCGCATCAACCCGGGAGCATTAGTCGATCCGGTACAtcaatacatgttcctatgaccattcCAATATTGTCTAACTTTGCTAACTTCCCCTTCTCTAGCCGTATCTTGTTCGTTCTAGAAACACGTCTTCCTATTCCATCTTTTCCCGAATCTCCCTTAACGGAAGAAATAGAAGCTCGAGAAGGAATACCACTAAAAACCTAG